The Porphyromonas pogonae genome segment GACTGATAGGTGTGGCTATTGTTAGATTTGCCAAAAAGCTATCACCCCTCAGCAAAGCATCGTGTATACGACGAAATCGCCTTGAATATACGGAAAAAGGCTCAGGCTTTGTACTCCATACAGGCTCAATATCCGAGATATGGACATCGGGCTGCATATTATTATACCCCTCTACTGCAAAAAGAATTTCTTTTTGTTCCTCAGGGTGTGGTATCACAAAACTCTCTTGACTTTCATAGTCAATAGCAAAGAGATAGGGGGTACTGTCACCGCTGTAGGCATCCATCAGACGGTAGGTTTGGGAAGTGTTATTTGACCATTGATATTCCATAGCAAGTGCAAAAGTAATACCTTTGCGATACGTATGCTAAATATTTTGGTCATAAATCACCATGATTCTTTCGTGTTCAATCTCATACAACTACTGCGTGAGACGGGGCGTTGTTGCATTACAGTAGTAATCCCCGAAGAAATACAAGATATAGACTTATCAGAATATCAGGGGATATTACTATCCCCGGGACCGGGACTTCCGCAAGAGACACCCCAGCTCGATGAGGTAATAAGACGAACCAAAAACACGCATAGCATTCTGGGTATTTGTTTAGGCTTTCAGGCACTGGCTCTTCATTTCGGAGGAAAAATGCAGAGGCTTGAGTTTCCCAGACATGGGCATGCTACCAACATACACATACCTAACCCCAACCATCCCCTTCTCTATCATATCCCGGAAGGCTCCATCGTGGGAAGGTATCACAGTTGGATCATAGACAAAGATAGTCTGCCCCCATGTCTGCAACCCATAGCATGGGGGACAGAAGATAGATTACTAATGGCTTTTGCTCATCGGACATTACCGATATTCGGATTGCAATATCACCCTGAAAGCATTATCACAGAGCATGGGGCACAGTATATCAATAATTGGCTTGATATCGTAGCCGTCACAAAAGCTTGTGTGAGCAACCGATACCCCGCATGCCCATGAAATAGCTATATTTGTAAAAAGGAATAATTGATACCCCGATGTACTTTAAAGATATCATAGGACTTGATGAGATCAAGAAACATCTCATAGCTTGCGCTCGTCGCCAAGATATACCCCACGCTCAGCTTTTTACAAGTGGAGACGGTACAGGAGCCGTAGCCCTCGCGCTTGCATATGCCAGATATATCAACTGCCTGAATCCTTCCGAAGAAGATGCATGCGGTTGTTGCTCATCATGTCTCAAATATGATCAGTTGGCTCATCAGGATCTTATTTTTCTCTATCCTATTGTAAACGGGAGTAAAAATATTTGTGACGATCTGCTTCCCGACTGGCGCAAAATGCTTTTGGGAAAGAATAACGCAGAAAGGAACGTTTACTTCACGCACAAAGACTGGCTGGAGCAGATAGGTGCAGGTAACAGCCAACCCATTATATACAGCAGGGAAAGTGATGTGCTGGATGAAAAGTTGGCTTATAAAATAGCAGAAGCCAAGTACAGAGTCGTATTCATATGGCAACCTGAAAGAATGCACGAAGCCCTGGCCAACAAATTACTCAAGCTGATAGAAGAGCCCCCGACAAATACCATTATACTTATGGTGAGCCATGAACCGGGGAAGATTTTAGGGACAATCAAAAGCCGTGCACAGCAGACAAATATAAGACCACTTACCGAACAAGAAATTGCTCAAGGGCTCAAACGCTATGGCTTACTTACCGATGATAACAACCTGAGGCAGGTGGCACATTTGGCACAAGGTAACTTCAGAGAAGCACTGGATATACAAGAAGGAAATTATCAAAAGGAGCAAGAACTGGAATATCTACGAGATATTCTCCATTGTTCTATCTCTGCAAGCCCGTTGGAAATGAAAAAAACGACAGAGAAAATCAGTTCGTTAGGCCGGGAGGCTCAAGTGGCTTTACTGGAGTATCTGATCGGTTTTTTCAGAGAATGCTATATCTATAATCTACAAATGCCTCAGCTCAACTATCTGCACAACCAGGAAATAAATGATGCAGAGAAGCTAAGGGGTTGCATCAATAGTGGCAATATAAGACAGCTTTTGTCGGAAACAGATTTGGCTATACGGCATATCAAACAGAATACAAATAGTAAAATGGTATTTTTCGACTTTCTGCTCAACATCACTGCAGCTACTGCTCAGGCATACAAAAGCAAAGGTCTTCGTTAGCAACACATTCCTGAGACTGTTGCAAAAGTCAACAGTCTCATGGATTTTGGAGGCAAAGCCGACAAAAGACACTTTGACCGGGCAGAGAAGGTAAAGTGCAAGGCGCTAAGAGTACGTGAGTTCGGTCTAAGCGTGGTGTACTAAGCGGATTGATGGATTGTGTATGATTTCTAGGTTTAATTCCGGCTTTTTGGGTAGCAGATTGTAGGCAATTATGCCGGCAATCAAATTAATGGCGAAATTATTGACGCTTCTGTGTCGTGTATGCTCTATTTGACAAACGTTTTTGAGTAGGTCATTAACGGTTTCCACAAGGGCTCTTTTCCTAAGTAATATCCTATTATACAGGCTCATCAGAGTGTTTTTCATGTTTTTCTTTATCTTCGTAATCATGTGTATGTCGTCAATGAAGAGCTTATCGAAAAGACTTTGTGAGATGTATCCTCTGTCGCCAACAAGTTTGCCGAAAAGTTTCTTCGTGAAGGTTCCGCCTTTAAGTGGAGCACGGTCATCCGTATTCCCCGGTGTGATTTGATATTGAATGATTTCACCCCGGTCGTTAATCACAATATGTAGTTTGAAACCATAGAACCATCCCATACTGCATTTGCCCTTTTGGGCCCATCCTTTCATGGTCTTATGCCCGTGTGCCCGCTTGATATGGCAGGTGCGTAAAGGTGTGGAATCAATGAATGAGATACCGGTGCATTCGCCCAGACAACACATATTGAGAAATGAAATTAGTTTGAATGCCACCTTGCTTTGTAATTCCACAAAACGATTGTAAGAGACCAACGAAGGAAAATCCGAATGACATTGTTGCGTAATATATTGAAGATAAAAGGACTTAAAATCGCGATACCTCGAATGATGGAAAAGAATCAGAATAGTCATGATTTCAGCATCGGACATCCTAAACTTGCGATTTCTTCGCTTTTTGTTTCCTTCGCAAAGGGTTCTTTGCTGAATCAAGGTATCGAAAAGTTTGGAAAAATCATCGGTAAGACAGAAAATTTCAACTATATTTGTTTTCATAAAGTGGTGTTTTGTTTGTTTATATCTTATTGATTATCAACTACTAAGATGCAAATAATTCACCACTTTTGCAATGAAATACATAAGAAATTACACTGATTTACAACACCTTGTAAACTCTATTATTCCTATTATCCCTTATATCGAACTCACGTTAAGAGTGAGTGCACAGGGAGTTTACTTCAGGTAAATGACCAAGCGCGAATCTCGCAAGCAACGAAGCAATTGGCCTGCTATGCAACGGTCTCATTCCTGTCTATTTTCCCAGCAGAGACTTCTACCCGCACACATAAAGGAGCATAAAAGAATGGGACTACGCCTCATGAGAGAAGTAGTCCCTTACTAAGATATAAACTATATCAGGATAGAGAGATAAACTATACTATTAGCTCAGTCCCTCAATAAATCCATTGACAATATCTATACGAAGCGCTTGAGGACTTTTGGGTAAGCCCGGCATACGCATGATAGATCCCATGATGAGGACTATCATTTCAGCACCGCGATTGATCACCACATCGGCAACCTCCAACTCAAAATTGCGCACATCACCATAGGCCTTGGCATCCTGAGAGAATGAGTATTGAGTCTTAGCAATACAAATGGGTAAATTGCCCAAACCCATGTCTTCAATCTTCTTGATCATCTTTTTGGCCTTAGGTGAAAAAATGACTTTGGAAGCCCCATAAATATTCAAAGCTACCTTTTCGGCTTTTTGCTGTATTGTATCCGACAATTCATAAGTGTATTTGAGTGGAGCAGATGGTGTTTTCTCTATCGTATCGACAACCAAATGAGCAAGCTCTTCGGCTCCCGAGCCTCCCTCTGCAAAGGCATTGTTAATAGCAAAACCGACACCGCATTCCTTACAATGATCGGCTACCAGGGAGATCTCTTGTGACGTATCGGATGCAAAGCGATTGAAGGCAACCACCACTTCCTGGCCGAATGATTTGAGATTCGAAATATGTCTATCAAGATTTTTCAAACCTTTGCGCACGCCCTCAATATTAGGTTCTTTGAGAGAGTCTTCAGCTACACCTCCGTGCATCTTAAGGCCACCTATTGTAGCAACAATAACGGTGAGTGCAGGAGATAAACCCGCAGTGCGACATTTGATATTGAAAAACTTCTCAGCTCCGAGATCTGCGCCGAAGCCTGCTTCCGTAATCATATAATCGCCATGGGCAAGAGCCATCTTGGTAGCAAGTACGGAATTACAACCATGTGCTATATTGGCAAAAGGACCTCCGTGCACAAAGGCAGGCGTATTCTCTGAAGTTTGCACAAGATTAGGTTTGATTGCATCTTTGAGTAATACAGTAATAGCCCCTGCTACCCCAAGATCTTTTACAGTAAAGGGGGAGCCATTGTTGGTATACCCCAACAAAATATTCTCTACACGGCGTCTCAAATCTTCAAGGCTATTGGACAGACACAGAATAGCCATAATCTCAGATGCCGGTGTAATATCAAATCCGCTTTCCGCCGGTATACCATTGGAAATACCGCCAAGCCCTGTGACTACATTGCGCAAGGATCTATCATTGACATCCAATACCCTTTTCCAGAGCACCTGACTAAGTCCGTGTTCCGGATTATTACGATTTTGATAAATATAATTGTCGAGAAGAGCTGTGATCATATTGTGAGCCGAAGTAATGGCATGGAAATCTCCCGTAAAATGAAGATTAATATTTTCCATAGGTAATACTTGTGCATACCCACCGCCTGCTGCTCCGCCTTTCATCCCAAAGCACGGTCCTAAAGAAGGCTCTCTGAGAGCTACAATGGCCTTTTTGCCGATACGGTTAAGTCCTAATGCCAATCCAATAGAAACGGTGGTTTTTCCAACCCCTGACTTAGTGGGGGTGATAGCTGTGACAAGGATGAGCTTTCCTTCTTTGTGTCGTCCTTTGGCCAAACATTCCAGAGGTACTTTGGCGATGTATCGGCCGTAAGGCTCAAGGTTATGCTCTTCAATGCCTATATTGTGTGCTATTTCGCGAATAGGCTTCAGATCAATACTCCTTGCTATTTCAATATCTGATTTCATAAGTAAGAGAATTTTAATATAAGTTTAGGTTCCAATGTTAAGTATAACAAAAGCTATAATTAACAAGTGGTAAAATAAACAAAAAAATTCATACCTTTCATACATTGAAGTCGCCAATTGGTTAAAAACACATAAATAAACACTATCTATGAGCCAGAAAAAAAATTTTGTTTTAGACACTAATGTTATTCTCCATGATTATGAGTGTATTGATAAGTTTCAGGAAAATGACATCTATATTCCTATCGTAGTACTGGAAGAACTAGACAAATTCAAGAAAGGAAGCGAACAGATCAATTATAATGCCAGGGCTTTTGTAAGAGAGCTCGATGAGTTGTCTGATACCGATCTTTTCAAGAAAGGAGCCGACTTGGGCGAAGGTAAAGGGCGACTTTTCATCATTACATTAAGTCAAAAACATCCCAAGGTCACTGAGGCTTTCCCCGAGACTATCCCCGATCACCGCATCCTTTCCATGGCTTTGAATCTCAAAGAGGAGAAAGACAAAAAGAATGAAAAAACCATTCTGGTAACCAAAGACGTAAATCTGAGGATGAAAGCAAAGTCTCTGGGTATGCCTGTGGAAGATTATATCAATGACAAAGTACTGACGACGGATATTTTCAACGATGCACAAGAGACTTTCGAGGGTATTGACGGAGATTTGATAGACAAGATATACAGTAAAGCTGAAGGCATAGACTCGGAAGAACTGGAGTTCTCATCCAAGTTGCAACCGAATCAATGTTTTATCCTTAAAAGCGATAGAAATAGTGTATTGGCTCGAATCGATGCATTCACAGGCAAAATAAGACAAGTACCCAAGCCTACGCTTTCAGGAATACAACCTCGCAATGCCGAACAAGCATTCGCATTCGATGTACTCACAGATCCCAATATCAAGTTAGTTGCTCTGACAGGTAAAGCCGGTACCGGCAAAACTTTATTAGCACTGGCCGCTGCTATAGCACAGGAGCAAGATTTTCAGTCAATCCTCCTGGCTCGTCCTATCGTTTCATTGGCCAATAAAGACATTGGCTTCTTGCCAGGTGATGAAAAAGCCAAGGTGGGTCCCTACATGCAACCTCTTTTTGATAATCTCAATGTGATTAAAGCACAGTTTACTCCGGGTAGTCAAGACATCAGGAAGATAGAAGACCTCCAAAGATCCGAAAAACTGGTGATAGAAGCTTTGGCTTTTATCCGAGGTCGCAGCCTGTCTAATACAATAGCGATTGTGGATGAGTCTCAAAACCTGACACCGCACGAGATCAAAACAATTATCACACGTGCGGGAGAGAATACCAAAATGATTTTTACTGGGGACATACAACAAATCGACTCTCCATACCTGGATGCGCAAAGCAACGGACTTGCTTACATGATAGATAAAATGAAGGATGAGAAGATATTTGCACATATCAATCTGATCAAAGGCGAACGTAGCGAATTAAGCGAGTTGGCCTCTAATCTCCTTTGATCCCACAGCCTTCCAGTTAAATGATAAAAGCTCTGCACTACATATTTGCAGAGCTTTTTTTATTTGATTTCAAGATATATAAAAAACCTTTTTATCTGTTCCCTTGTTCATTTTATGACTTATTATTCATTTAATTTATAATCAATATGATAACATTACTCCTAAGTTCTATTTTATTATTAGGACAAGTTGTTGCAACCGAACCCGTACAAACAGAGAATATCACTAATGTAAACGGACAAAACGGACAAAAGACAGAGAGTGTATATACACTCATCAAACTCCCTTATGCTACCGATGCGCTGGCTCCAGTTATAAGCAAGAGGACTATCGAACTCCACCACGGTAAGCATCTTCAAGGATATGTAAATAATGTAAACAAACTAAAGAAGGGAACGCAATTCGAGTATGAAACGGATATCGTCAAAATCGTAAAGGGCAGCAAAGGCAGCTTATTTGACAATTCGGGACAATTACTCAACCACAATCTCTATTTCATGCAATTCTCACCACAAGGTGGAGGCGCACCTATAGGAAACATCGGTAAGGCAATCGAGAAGAAGTGGGGATCATTCGAAAAGTTCCAACAGGCATTTGAAAAAGAAGGAACTTCTCTATTCGGATCAGGATGGGTATGGTTGGCTTCTGATACCAAAGGCAATCTCAGCATCGTGAAAGAACCCAACGGAAGTAACCCCGTAGTAAGAGGTCTCCATCCATTGCTCGGTATTGACGTTTGGGAACACGCTTATTATCTGGACTATGAGAATAAGCGCGCTGATCACCTGAAAGCCGTATGGAAAATTATTGATTGGAACGTTATCGAAAAGCGTTTTAATAAATAACAGCTTCGGCATACTTCATTTATCCACGGATCTTTGAGAAATTCTCAAAGATCCGTTTTTTATTCCTAAGATATCACTCGGCTGTATTATGTTGACAATTGGCGTTGTATAATGAGAGTGAAGCACATAATAGAGAGTAAAAAATACATATGGAGGAAATCGGGAAAACAAATTCTTTTATAATTATATCTCTTAAAAAGTAAAAAAAGATTTGATTTTCTAATAAATATCCATAACTTTGCAGTCCATTAACTCTCATATTATAAGTACGGTTACCAGCCAATTAATTTAATTAGAGAACGATAAACAAAAAAAATTTCAACATAATGAAAAAAGGTATTCATCCTGAAAATTACCGCCCGGTAGTATTCAAAGATATGTCAAACGAAGATGTATTCATCACTCGTTCTACAATCGCTACCAAGGAAACTATCGAAATTGACGGCGTAACATATCCTCTTGCCAAAGTGGAAATCTCAAGTACTTCACACCCCTTCTTCACAGGTAAGTCTAAGCTTGTCGATACAGCGGGTCGCGTAGATAAGTTCATGAGCCGTTACGGTAATCGTGCAAAGAAGTAATCGAAACTACGATACTCCATAATAAACTTAGTGAAAGCTAAGTTATAAGAACTCATAAGCGGGTAACTCATTGCGTAAAGCAAGTCATGAGTTGCTCGCTTTATTCTTTAAGCCCAAGCCCAGCATATTACGATCCATATGTCTGCCGGTGTATACGGGATCCTTATTCATTGCCTCGAATGATGGTTTTATCCATCTCCCAAAATAAGTGTCATGCCCAATATCATTATCCAAATACTATATGTTGCAGCAGGAGGAGCTGTAGGAGCCGTATTTCGCTTTCTCACCTCAGCCTTTTTTATCAAATGGGTAGGTCGGGAGCATCTTTTCTATGTGGGCACACTCATAGTCAACATAGTAGGCTGCATAATCATAGGTTATCTATCTTGGAAGTTGACCTCCTCAGCACGACCATTGATATATAAACTCATATTTATGACAGGTTTTTGCGGAAGTTTTACTACTTTCAGCACGTTTTCGATGGAAAATCTTATTTTGATCAATGAAGGTCGTCTTGGTGCGGCCATTACATATACATTATTTAGTATAGTGGCAGGGGTAGTTGCCGTAGCGGGCGGTATTGCCATCGCAAAGTGGTAATTCTAAATAGAAAAATTACCTTTGCCATCACAAACAAGATTTAAGGTAATAATTAGATGCAAAAAAACTTAGTTATAGTAGAGTCCCCGGCAAAAGCTAAAACTATAGGGAAGTTTCTGGGAGAAGATTTTAAAGTGCTTTCGAGCTACGGTCACATCAGAGATTTGAGACAAAAATCATTTAGTGTGGACGTAAACAACGGATTTGAACCAGAATACGAAATACCGGAAGACAAAACGGCACTCGTCAAAGAGCTCAAATCGGCTGCAAAGAAGGCACAGACGGTGTGGTTGGCATCCGATGAAGACCGTGAAGGAGAAGCCATTGCATGGCACTTATACGAGGTATTAGGGTTATCGCCCGAGCAAACTCGTCGCATAGTGTTTCATGAGATCACCGAGTCGGCCATCAAGAAAGCTGTGGAGACTCCTCGTGCTATCGATATCAATCTTGTAGATGCCCAGCAAGCAAGGCGTATCTTGGACAGAATAGTAGGCTTCGAACTCTCGCCTGTACTCTGGAAGAGGATCAAGCCATCACTCTCTGCCGGTAGAGTACAGTCTGTAGCTGTGAGGCTCATTGTAGACCGTGAAAGAGAGATCAATGCTTTTGTTGCGGAAAGTAACTTTAGAGTCATTGCAGACTTCAAACTTGCCGGAGGCGAATCCCTCCAAGCAGAGCTACCAACCCGCTTCAAAACAGAAGAGGAAGCTCATGCCTTCCTGGATATATGTAGCAAATCTTCATTTAGCATCGAGAGTATTACCAAGAAACCCGCCAAACGATCACCTGCTCCCCCATTTACTACATCGACCTTACAACAGGAAGCTGCTCGTAAACTGGGATATTCCGTATCTCAGACAATGCGTTTGGCTCAGACTCTATACGAATCGGGATTTATTACCTACATGCGTACCGATTCTGTGAATCTATCCGATCTCGCCATGGGGACAGCAAAAAAAGTCATCGGAGATCAGTGGGGCAAGGAATATCACCAACCACGCAAATTCACAACGAAAGCCAAAGGGGCTCAAGAAGCTCACGAGGCTATACGTCCTACATACCTTGACAGGGAAGAGATCACAGGAAGCAATCAGGAAAAGAAGCTTTACGACCTCATACGCAAGCGCACTATTGCAAGCCAGATGGCAGATGCTCAGTTGGAGCGTACCACCATCAACATCGAAGTATCAGGATCAGATTACAAGTTCACAGCACAAGGCGAGGTGGTGCTGTTCGACGGTTTTCTCGGGGTATATTTCGAAAGCAATGATGACGAACAGCAAGGCTCGGCACATGATAGCCAACTTTTACCCAAAGTACACAAGGGTGAAAGTTTGGATATGATCAATGCCAAAGCCACAGAGCGCTTTACTCAGCGTCCTGCACGCTTTTCCGAAGCAGCTCTCGTACGTCAGATGGAAGAGTTGGGCATCGGACGCCCTTCTACATACGCTCCCACGATACAGACTATACAAAACAGAGGTTATGTAGAGAAAGGCGACAAACCCGGAACACAACGTGCATATACTGAGCTGAGATTAAAGTCAGGTAAGATAGAACGCAAAGAACTCAAAGAGACATACGGTGCAGATCGGGCCAAGCTGATTCCTACCGACATAGGACTTGTGGTAAATGACTTCTTGGTAGAATATTTCCCTTCGATTGTAGACTACAACTTC includes the following:
- the topA gene encoding type I DNA topoisomerase, with amino-acid sequence MQKNLVIVESPAKAKTIGKFLGEDFKVLSSYGHIRDLRQKSFSVDVNNGFEPEYEIPEDKTALVKELKSAAKKAQTVWLASDEDREGEAIAWHLYEVLGLSPEQTRRIVFHEITESAIKKAVETPRAIDINLVDAQQARRILDRIVGFELSPVLWKRIKPSLSAGRVQSVAVRLIVDREREINAFVAESNFRVIADFKLAGGESLQAELPTRFKTEEEAHAFLDICSKSSFSIESITKKPAKRSPAPPFTTSTLQQEAARKLGYSVSQTMRLAQTLYESGFITYMRTDSVNLSDLAMGTAKKVIGDQWGKEYHQPRKFTTKAKGAQEAHEAIRPTYLDREEITGSNQEKKLYDLIRKRTIASQMADAQLERTTINIEVSGSDYKFTAQGEVVLFDGFLGVYFESNDDEQQGSAHDSQLLPKVHKGESLDMINAKATERFTQRPARFSEAALVRQMEELGIGRPSTYAPTIQTIQNRGYVEKGDKPGTQRAYTELRLKSGKIERKELKETYGADRAKLIPTDIGLVVNDFLVEYFPSIVDYNFTARVEEKFDDVAEGALQWRNVIQRFYKDFHPVVEQASERDPNHKVGEKLLGNDPVSGEPVYVRIGRYGPMVQIGDAAENKKPRFASLMKNQSIETITLDEAMELFALPKTLGQFEDKDVVVAIGRFGPYIRHNSKFVSIPKDIEPLDVSLDDAVALILAKREADEKSLLRTFDEDKELEIRNGRFGAYIKYQGNNYKIPKTVKEPEQLSYDECMKIVQETPVKTKTTARGKSKAASKERKTSSSKAASSTTKKASTTKKATTATQKTTAKKTSKASTSKSKA
- a CDS encoding superoxide dismutase; translated protein: MITLLLSSILLLGQVVATEPVQTENITNVNGQNGQKTESVYTLIKLPYATDALAPVISKRTIELHHGKHLQGYVNNVNKLKKGTQFEYETDIVKIVKGSKGSLFDNSGQLLNHNLYFMQFSPQGGGAPIGNIGKAIEKKWGSFEKFQQAFEKEGTSLFGSGWVWLASDTKGNLSIVKEPNGSNPVVRGLHPLLGIDVWEHAYYLDYENKRADHLKAVWKIIDWNVIEKRFNK
- a CDS encoding IS982 family transposase, coding for MKTNIVEIFCLTDDFSKLFDTLIQQRTLCEGNKKRRNRKFRMSDAEIMTILILFHHSRYRDFKSFYLQYITQQCHSDFPSLVSYNRFVELQSKVAFKLISFLNMCCLGECTGISFIDSTPLRTCHIKRAHGHKTMKGWAQKGKCSMGWFYGFKLHIVINDRGEIIQYQITPGNTDDRAPLKGGTFTKKLFGKLVGDRGYISQSLFDKLFIDDIHMITKIKKNMKNTLMSLYNRILLRKRALVETVNDLLKNVCQIEHTRHRSVNNFAINLIAGIIAYNLLPKKPELNLEIIHNPSIRLVHHA
- a CDS encoding PhoH family protein, producing MSQKKNFVLDTNVILHDYECIDKFQENDIYIPIVVLEELDKFKKGSEQINYNARAFVRELDELSDTDLFKKGADLGEGKGRLFIITLSQKHPKVTEAFPETIPDHRILSMALNLKEEKDKKNEKTILVTKDVNLRMKAKSLGMPVEDYINDKVLTTDIFNDAQETFEGIDGDLIDKIYSKAEGIDSEELEFSSKLQPNQCFILKSDRNSVLARIDAFTGKIRQVPKPTLSGIQPRNAEQAFAFDVLTDPNIKLVALTGKAGTGKTLLALAAAIAQEQDFQSILLARPIVSLANKDIGFLPGDEKAKVGPYMQPLFDNLNVIKAQFTPGSQDIRKIEDLQRSEKLVIEALAFIRGRSLSNTIAIVDESQNLTPHEIKTIITRAGENTKMIFTGDIQQIDSPYLDAQSNGLAYMIDKMKDEKIFAHINLIKGERSELSELASNLL
- a CDS encoding formate--tetrahydrofolate ligase, whose product is MKSDIEIARSIDLKPIREIAHNIGIEEHNLEPYGRYIAKVPLECLAKGRHKEGKLILVTAITPTKSGVGKTTVSIGLALGLNRIGKKAIVALREPSLGPCFGMKGGAAGGGYAQVLPMENINLHFTGDFHAITSAHNMITALLDNYIYQNRNNPEHGLSQVLWKRVLDVNDRSLRNVVTGLGGISNGIPAESGFDITPASEIMAILCLSNSLEDLRRRVENILLGYTNNGSPFTVKDLGVAGAITVLLKDAIKPNLVQTSENTPAFVHGGPFANIAHGCNSVLATKMALAHGDYMITEAGFGADLGAEKFFNIKCRTAGLSPALTVIVATIGGLKMHGGVAEDSLKEPNIEGVRKGLKNLDRHISNLKSFGQEVVVAFNRFASDTSQEISLVADHCKECGVGFAINNAFAEGGSGAEELAHLVVDTIEKTPSAPLKYTYELSDTIQQKAEKVALNIYGASKVIFSPKAKKMIKKIEDMGLGNLPICIAKTQYSFSQDAKAYGDVRNFELEVADVVINRGAEMIVLIMGSIMRMPGLPKSPQALRIDIVNGFIEGLS
- the crcB gene encoding fluoride efflux transporter CrcB, encoding MPNIIIQILYVAAGGAVGAVFRFLTSAFFIKWVGREHLFYVGTLIVNIVGCIIIGYLSWKLTSSARPLIYKLIFMTGFCGSFTTFSTFSMENLILINEGRLGAAITYTLFSIVAGVVAVAGGIAIAKW
- a CDS encoding anthranilate synthase component II — translated: MLNILVINHHDSFVFNLIQLLRETGRCCITVVIPEEIQDIDLSEYQGILLSPGPGLPQETPQLDEVIRRTKNTHSILGICLGFQALALHFGGKMQRLEFPRHGHATNIHIPNPNHPLLYHIPEGSIVGRYHSWIIDKDSLPPCLQPIAWGTEDRLLMAFAHRTLPIFGLQYHPESIITEHGAQYINNWLDIVAVTKACVSNRYPACP
- a CDS encoding DNA polymerase III subunit, producing the protein MYFKDIIGLDEIKKHLIACARRQDIPHAQLFTSGDGTGAVALALAYARYINCLNPSEEDACGCCSSCLKYDQLAHQDLIFLYPIVNGSKNICDDLLPDWRKMLLGKNNAERNVYFTHKDWLEQIGAGNSQPIIYSRESDVLDEKLAYKIAEAKYRVVFIWQPERMHEALANKLLKLIEEPPTNTIILMVSHEPGKILGTIKSRAQQTNIRPLTEQEIAQGLKRYGLLTDDNNLRQVAHLAQGNFREALDIQEGNYQKEQELEYLRDILHCSISASPLEMKKTTEKISSLGREAQVALLEYLIGFFRECYIYNLQMPQLNYLHNQEINDAEKLRGCINSGNIRQLLSETDLAIRHIKQNTNSKMVFFDFLLNITAATAQAYKSKGLR
- a CDS encoding type B 50S ribosomal protein L31, whose protein sequence is MKKGIHPENYRPVVFKDMSNEDVFITRSTIATKETIEIDGVTYPLAKVEISSTSHPFFTGKSKLVDTAGRVDKFMSRYGNRAKK